From Balneola sp. MJW-20, the proteins below share one genomic window:
- a CDS encoding universal stress protein has translation MKFKNILVATDFSDASLEAVKMADNFIDFYDSTIDLIHVIPLMSYFNDSMDHLGVPFDMENDLYPKAMERANDRLHEVASGYIPKEHCGQLINLVGRKISQVISERANNGQYDLVIMSSKGGHKTSHVRGATTEKVIRYSEIPVLTLDKSVKDSDINNILVPVDGSESSFSAIIAGYELASSFGAKVHLFHIIEPYTLGMEVLPPIVEEDEDVYRAIMQNLSKFLKEHESTMLELQRTGVDFEDRLVMTNNGISRSVELISHVSKGFSSHTEIVDYAEENADMVIMSTHGRTGMSRILLGSTTGTVAQHLRMPLLTLRPDYL, from the coding sequence ATGAAATTCAAGAATATTTTAGTTGCAACAGATTTTTCAGATGCTTCCCTCGAGGCGGTCAAGATGGCCGATAATTTTATCGACTTCTATGACAGCACCATTGACCTCATTCATGTAATACCCCTGATGAGTTATTTCAATGACAGTATGGATCACCTGGGTGTTCCGTTTGATATGGAAAATGACCTGTACCCCAAAGCAATGGAAAGAGCCAATGACCGGCTTCATGAAGTAGCATCAGGTTATATTCCTAAAGAGCATTGCGGACAACTCATTAATCTGGTGGGTCGAAAGATCTCTCAGGTGATCTCCGAAAGAGCAAATAACGGGCAGTATGACTTAGTGATCATGAGTTCAAAAGGAGGGCATAAGACCAGTCATGTTCGCGGAGCAACTACGGAAAAAGTGATCCGATACTCAGAGATCCCGGTCCTGACCCTGGATAAGTCGGTCAAAGACTCTGATATCAATAATATTCTGGTTCCTGTAGACGGATCGGAATCGTCATTCAGTGCTATCATAGCAGGTTATGAACTGGCGTCATCCTTTGGGGCTAAAGTACATCTATTCCATATTATAGAACCTTATACCCTAGGTATGGAAGTTTTACCGCCTATTGTTGAGGAAGATGAGGATGTATACAGAGCGATCATGCAAAACCTGTCCAAATTCCTTAAAGAACATGAAAGTACCATGCTCGAATTACAGAGGACCGGGGTGGATTTTGAAGATCGTCTGGTAATGACCAATAACGGAATTAGCCGATCTGTTGAATTGATCAGTCATGTAAGCAAAGGTTTTTCCTCTCATACCGAGATCGTCGATTATGCAGAGGAAAATGCAGATATGGTGATCATGAGTACGCACGGAAGAACCGGAATGAGCCGGATATTGCTGGGTTCAACGACCGGTACTGTTGCTCAACATCTCAGAATGCCACTGCTGACATTAAGACCAGACTATTTATAG
- a CDS encoding outer membrane lipoprotein-sorting protein, with product MKSLLILSITLIFSHLSFAQESERARELFEEVENRRNKITYETATMTMNIIDPKGRTRERVLESYTYDAENVEKSLLIFQEPASVRGTAFLTVSEGSRDVQKLYLPALSRIQTITAAQQGDSFMGSDFTYEDLGAQDPDEYDYELISEQGNEAVIKAVKRSESQYAYIHFYIDTEKYVLSKAEYFNDKDVNIKRLEAQNYTNAYEDVWRPGKMVMYDLREDRRTELTWKDRSFNEPVPDWRFTERALRRSN from the coding sequence ATGAAATCATTACTCATCCTATCCATAACCCTGATCTTTTCCCATCTGTCATTCGCACAGGAAAGCGAACGTGCCAGGGAACTCTTTGAGGAGGTTGAAAACCGGAGAAACAAGATCACTTATGAGACCGCGACAATGACCATGAATATCATTGATCCGAAGGGGCGTACCCGTGAAAGGGTACTTGAATCCTATACTTATGATGCGGAGAACGTTGAAAAAAGTCTGCTGATCTTCCAGGAACCTGCTTCAGTCAGAGGTACAGCCTTTTTAACGGTAAGTGAGGGATCCCGGGATGTTCAGAAATTATATCTGCCTGCTCTTTCCCGGATTCAAACCATCACCGCTGCTCAGCAGGGCGACAGCTTTATGGGATCTGATTTCACCTATGAGGATCTTGGGGCTCAGGATCCGGACGAATATGATTACGAACTGATCTCAGAACAAGGAAATGAGGCTGTAATTAAGGCAGTCAAGAGAAGTGAAAGCCAGTATGCCTATATCCACTTCTATATAGACACAGAGAAATATGTTTTGTCCAAAGCGGAGTACTTCAATGACAAAGATGTAAACATTAAGCGCCTGGAAGCTCAAAATTATACCAATGCCTACGAGGATGTGTGGCGTCCGGGCAAAATGGTAATGTACGATCTCCGTGAAGACCGCAGAACGGAACTCACCTGGAAAGACCGGAGCTTTAATGAACCGGTTCCTGACTGGAGATTCACTGAGCGTGCTCTGAGACGTTCAAACTAA
- a CDS encoding nuclear transport factor 2 family protein, with amino-acid sequence MNKSVINSKAALLSIFVITVVLIVSCTAKDDANESWDIAPAEYASMAEQSLRYMENFDFDTWGEMLADDVEYYFPDGDAGIRTVLIGKRAVIDWWNNWQMTSGIEEMTFTEPVFLPVVADEVPNYTGLPGYYVVSYFSNKMIYNGKEVNIRMNFTMHFNDDQKIDRYFTYYDRTPIIEAVQTNILRPADPDSN; translated from the coding sequence ATGAATAAGTCTGTAATTAACTCTAAAGCTGCACTACTGAGTATATTTGTTATAACTGTGGTACTGATCGTTTCCTGTACTGCAAAAGATGATGCCAACGAAAGCTGGGATATAGCTCCTGCTGAATATGCTTCAATGGCAGAGCAGTCTCTCCGGTATATGGAAAATTTTGACTTTGATACCTGGGGTGAAATGCTTGCAGATGACGTAGAGTATTATTTTCCGGATGGGGATGCCGGGATACGTACGGTGCTGATCGGTAAAAGAGCAGTGATTGACTGGTGGAACAACTGGCAGATGACCTCCGGTATAGAAGAAATGACCTTTACAGAACCTGTTTTTCTGCCGGTAGTTGCAGATGAGGTACCCAACTACACAGGCTTACCCGGATATTATGTGGTTTCGTATTTTTCAAATAAGATGATCTATAACGGCAAAGAAGTAAATATCAGGATGAATTTTACCATGCATTTCAACGATGATCAGAAGATAGACCGCTATTTTACTTACTATGACCGGACTCCGATTATCGAGGCTGTGCAGACTAACATTCTGAGACCTGCTGATCCGGATTCAAATTAA
- a CDS encoding BCAM0308 family protein yields the protein MKIKKRGFSFRKNQARIFTDETSDAFRTRQKFPEPTQCPECGVVYSDGRWHWGKNTENTNEIICPACKRSEEHDPAGIMDLSGTFFRKHRSEIMNLVQNIERRESNNHPLERIMDIHRSDDRTIIHTTGMHLPRRIGDALKSAFEGDLNLSYEAEDHVQITWHRDL from the coding sequence ATGAAAATAAAAAAAAGAGGGTTTAGTTTTCGGAAAAATCAGGCCCGGATCTTTACTGATGAAACTTCGGATGCGTTCCGAACCAGGCAAAAATTCCCGGAACCCACTCAATGTCCTGAATGCGGTGTTGTCTATTCTGATGGCCGTTGGCACTGGGGCAAAAATACAGAAAATACGAACGAGATCATTTGCCCCGCTTGCAAACGCTCCGAAGAACATGATCCAGCAGGAATTATGGACCTTAGCGGAACTTTTTTCAGAAAACACCGGAGTGAGATCATGAATCTGGTACAGAATATTGAACGCCGAGAGAGCAATAATCATCCTCTGGAGCGTATCATGGATATTCATCGTTCGGATGACAGAACCATTATTCATACCACTGGAATGCATCTGCCACGCCGTATTGGAGATGCATTAAAAAGTGCATTCGAAGGAGACCTGAACCTCTCGTACGAAGCGGAAGACCATGTTCAGATCACCTGGCACCGGGATCTCTAA